In one Candidatus Binatia bacterium genomic region, the following are encoded:
- a CDS encoding protein kinase, which translates to MAEKFGKYEIIEQIGKGGTATVFKARDPRLNRMVALKITSPETKVTDPLRMRFFDEAQACAGLSHPNIVTIYDVGEEGSRLYSVMELLEGQSVARLVADKAATSLEEKLAVMIQLCDAVHYVHDRGIARCNIRAAKVLVQKQGPAKITELGIAKTASAPPAPGGSDQTMLAELFYEMLALRPAFVAGEAAPPSLSSIDPAILPSLEKIITRAMDKNPGQRFSDLKAVHAELEQVLRQIQDEVEGLRASHGELAATVRDLQAKVDARLGLPVQKIQPGEVPAGFEALKRAEVGLKKRHEELVARLAKLEAAEPVLKRAQGHLDAGRFGEALKDFESVLAEVPDHPQAKAKLEQARTGAEAEQRRAQLKKLVEDARSALKAGDFQRCLTLLTQAAETPGSYSEENEIALLRDQAKAQLVEQEAAQRAKQSAQKAKDQMQATRRQAQGSDAARYAAASWKSAEEQSVKAEEEFAKGQWTLAVKLFEALTTGYQSVADEARDSKAKEQRAAEEAEAQRRQQLAGKLLDEARAAMEGHAYSRCLDILNEVYAVPPPEQLREAARALRSQAENALAAEKKAEKPAQQARSTMNDVQRAAASAGAEQKNPEAWKKADARIKEGETAVGKGLHTEAFAIFEAATSIYRNVLEEIREAERKAAEEAERVRKAAEEADRRRKTTELVAQAKAALDSGKAEACLSTLATILALPPPEDAKAGIHELKAAAEKLRGEQEKEREKARAKADVSRNAYADARAAAAKVDAGGHGADVLASSLKKGEAAQASFDRGDYGIAFAAFEEAIELAQRFEDTVHAARTAEKRAAERAAREKGAIAAAAAAAAAQTPAAAAAPAPAAAASAAPVAVPVSAPASAPAAAPATPPVSAPAAVPVAAPPAASAKPAASAPAAAVASATDATVASMATPPSASAAPAAKALAPAPPAASPAKEDRKEAARAAKTAKRAAAEVHQAVQQSAATKNPGPSGSVLAITAIIAVVAVSFMMWMPAMEKASNNASAPDKPAVGPESVHADEKAAPVAAAPKVDATARGAAESARDRTADIRRAAEASGAAQNAGDALATASAKQSQADAAFAKGDYAAAAPMYDAARGAYQAASDQAGAKAVEIANVAAQAKAEEAAKADAKAKAEAQAKAEADARDAAKAKLEAQAKADADAAQKKADAEAKAKADAEAKAEAKAKAEADAKAKVEADARAKAVAAEAEARAQADRADKADRERMQGAQLASVQKQPEEAPDKNSPLADAFAFIYTEPTDGHRGGGGWGACWRTDSTAARSCARSGCDQARKSNASCVEAAVSQPGGACAVARAAGYGVSSGACRESGGSAEAAAMSACRAQLNRFYAGSDASCAVVWSTARQ; encoded by the coding sequence ATGGCCGAAAAGTTCGGCAAGTACGAAATCATCGAGCAGATCGGAAAAGGGGGGACCGCCACCGTCTTCAAGGCGAGGGATCCGCGCCTGAACCGGATGGTCGCGCTCAAGATCACGTCGCCTGAGACGAAGGTCACCGATCCGTTGCGGATGCGGTTTTTCGACGAGGCCCAGGCCTGCGCCGGCCTGAGCCATCCGAACATCGTGACGATCTACGACGTCGGCGAAGAAGGCTCGCGCCTGTATTCGGTGATGGAGCTGCTCGAAGGCCAGAGCGTCGCGCGCCTGGTCGCCGACAAGGCCGCAACGTCCCTCGAAGAGAAGCTCGCGGTGATGATCCAGCTCTGCGACGCCGTGCACTACGTGCACGATCGCGGAATCGCGCGCTGCAACATCCGCGCTGCCAAGGTCCTCGTGCAGAAGCAGGGCCCGGCGAAGATCACCGAGCTCGGCATCGCCAAGACCGCGTCGGCGCCGCCGGCGCCGGGCGGATCCGACCAGACGATGCTGGCCGAGCTGTTCTACGAGATGCTCGCGCTGCGTCCTGCTTTCGTCGCCGGCGAAGCGGCGCCGCCTTCTCTCTCGTCGATCGATCCGGCGATTCTGCCGTCGCTCGAGAAGATCATCACACGCGCGATGGACAAGAATCCGGGACAGCGCTTCTCGGACCTCAAGGCTGTCCACGCCGAGCTGGAGCAGGTGCTGCGCCAGATCCAGGACGAAGTCGAAGGTCTGCGCGCGAGCCACGGCGAGCTTGCCGCGACGGTGCGCGATCTGCAGGCGAAGGTGGACGCGCGCCTCGGACTTCCCGTGCAGAAAATCCAGCCGGGCGAGGTTCCGGCCGGTTTCGAAGCGCTGAAAAGGGCCGAAGTCGGTCTCAAGAAGCGCCACGAGGAGTTGGTCGCGCGCCTGGCCAAGCTCGAGGCAGCCGAGCCGGTTCTCAAACGCGCGCAAGGACACCTCGACGCCGGCCGTTTCGGCGAAGCGCTCAAGGATTTCGAAAGCGTACTGGCCGAAGTCCCCGATCATCCCCAGGCCAAGGCGAAACTCGAGCAGGCGCGCACCGGCGCAGAAGCCGAACAGCGCCGTGCCCAGCTGAAGAAGCTCGTCGAGGATGCGCGCTCCGCACTGAAGGCGGGCGACTTCCAGCGCTGCCTGACGCTGCTCACGCAAGCGGCCGAAACGCCCGGCTCCTACTCCGAAGAAAATGAAATCGCGCTGCTGCGCGACCAGGCCAAGGCCCAGCTCGTCGAGCAGGAAGCGGCCCAGCGCGCCAAGCAGTCCGCGCAGAAGGCCAAGGACCAGATGCAGGCGACGCGCCGCCAGGCCCAGGGCAGCGACGCCGCCCGCTACGCTGCGGCCTCGTGGAAATCGGCCGAAGAGCAATCCGTCAAAGCCGAGGAAGAATTCGCCAAGGGCCAGTGGACGCTGGCCGTCAAGCTCTTCGAAGCCCTGACCACCGGTTACCAGTCCGTCGCGGACGAAGCGCGCGACTCGAAAGCCAAAGAGCAGCGTGCTGCCGAAGAAGCCGAAGCGCAGCGTCGCCAGCAGCTCGCCGGCAAACTGCTCGACGAAGCACGCGCCGCGATGGAGGGACACGCCTACTCGCGCTGCCTCGACATCCTGAACGAAGTCTACGCGGTGCCGCCGCCCGAGCAGCTTCGCGAAGCGGCGCGCGCACTTCGCAGCCAGGCCGAGAACGCGCTGGCAGCCGAGAAGAAGGCCGAGAAACCTGCCCAGCAGGCGCGCTCGACGATGAACGACGTGCAGCGCGCGGCCGCCTCGGCCGGTGCCGAGCAGAAGAACCCCGAAGCGTGGAAAAAAGCCGACGCGCGGATCAAGGAAGGCGAGACTGCCGTCGGCAAGGGACTGCACACCGAGGCGTTCGCGATCTTCGAGGCGGCCACGTCCATCTACCGCAACGTTCTCGAAGAAATCCGCGAGGCCGAGCGCAAGGCGGCTGAAGAAGCCGAGCGCGTCCGCAAGGCCGCCGAAGAAGCCGACCGCCGTCGCAAGACCACCGAGCTCGTCGCCCAGGCCAAGGCAGCGCTGGATTCGGGAAAAGCCGAAGCCTGCCTGTCGACGCTCGCGACGATCCTGGCGCTGCCGCCTCCGGAAGATGCCAAGGCCGGCATCCACGAGCTGAAGGCCGCTGCAGAAAAGCTGCGCGGCGAGCAGGAAAAGGAGCGCGAGAAAGCTCGCGCGAAGGCGGACGTGTCCCGCAATGCCTATGCCGATGCGCGCGCTGCCGCTGCGAAAGTCGATGCGGGCGGTCACGGGGCCGACGTCCTCGCCTCGTCGCTGAAGAAGGGCGAGGCCGCGCAGGCGTCGTTCGACCGCGGGGACTACGGCATCGCATTCGCTGCGTTCGAGGAAGCCATCGAGCTGGCCCAGCGTTTCGAGGATACGGTGCACGCGGCGCGCACCGCCGAGAAGAGGGCCGCCGAGCGCGCGGCGCGCGAGAAAGGCGCGATCGCAGCAGCTGCTGCTGCGGCTGCTGCACAAACGCCTGCTGCGGCCGCTGCGCCGGCACCTGCTGCCGCGGCGTCTGCGGCACCCGTTGCCGTGCCAGTCTCTGCACCGGCCAGCGCTCCAGCCGCTGCACCGGCTACTCCTCCTGTGTCTGCTCCCGCCGCCGTTCCAGTCGCTGCGCCTCCTGCCGCGTCGGCGAAGCCCGCTGCTTCGGCGCCGGCCGCTGCCGTAGCGTCTGCAACCGATGCCACGGTCGCATCCATGGCGACGCCGCCGTCCGCGTCCGCTGCGCCGGCGGCAAAAGCGCTCGCGCCGGCTCCTCCTGCGGCCTCGCCTGCGAAAGAGGACAGGAAAGAGGCGGCGCGCGCTGCCAAAACCGCGAAAAGAGCGGCGGCAGAAGTGCATCAGGCCGTGCAGCAGTCGGCGGCGACGAAAAATCCGGGCCCGAGCGGCTCGGTGCTGGCGATCACGGCGATCATCGCGGTTGTCGCCGTCAGCTTCATGATGTGGATGCCGGCCATGGAGAAGGCGTCCAACAACGCCTCTGCGCCGGACAAGCCGGCCGTCGGTCCGGAGTCGGTGCACGCCGACGAGAAAGCCGCGCCCGTTGCTGCTGCGCCAAAGGTCGACGCCACTGCGCGCGGTGCTGCCGAAAGCGCGCGGGATCGCACTGCCGACATTCGTCGCGCGGCCGAAGCCAGTGGTGCTGCGCAGAATGCCGGCGATGCGCTGGCGACCGCGAGCGCGAAACAGTCGCAGGCCGACGCGGCGTTCGCGAAGGGAGATTACGCGGCGGCAGCGCCCATGTACGACGCCGCGCGCGGTGCGTACCAGGCCGCATCCGACCAGGCCGGTGCCAAGGCCGTCGAGATCGCGAATGTCGCGGCGCAGGCCAAAGCCGAAGAGGCTGCCAAGGCCGACGCCAAAGCGAAGGCCGAGGCGCAGGCGAAAGCGGAAGCCGACGCCCGCGATGCGGCCAAGGCCAAGCTGGAGGCGCAGGCGAAGGCCGATGCCGACGCAGCGCAGAAGAAAGCGGACGCCGAGGCAAAAGCGAAAGCTGACGCCGAGGCGAAGGCCGAAGCGAAGGCAAAAGCCGAAGCCGACGCGAAAGCGAAAGTGGAAGCGGATGCCAGAGCCAAGGCCGTCGCGGCGGAAGCCGAGGCCAGGGCGCAGGCGGACAGGGCAGACAAAGCCGATCGCGAGCGCATGCAGGGTGCCCAGCTCGCGAGCGTCCAGAAACAGCCCGAAGAAGCCCCGGACAAGAATTCCCCGCTCGCCGACGCGTTCGCGTTCATCTACACCGAACCCACCGACGGCCATCGCGGCGGTGGAGGGTGGGGTGCATGCTGGCGCACCGATTCGACGGCCGCGCGAAGCTGCGCCCGCTCCGGTTGCGATCAGGCGCGCAAGTCGAACGCTTCGTGCGTCGAGGCCGCTGTCAGCCAGCCTGGTGGCGCCTGCGCGGTCGCTCGCGCCGCAGGTTACGGTGTTTCGTCAGGGGCGTGCAGGGAGTCGGGAGGATCAGCCGAAGCGGCGGCAATGAGCGCCTGCCGTGCTCAACT
- a CDS encoding SDR family oxidoreductase has protein sequence MPPRTIVVTGATSGIGLSTAHALARTGARIVMVARDPARAAAAADDIRAASGNDAIEFVLADFAVLASVRDGAAALLERCPRIDVLVNNAAVVNTSWRQTIDGHEETFAVNQLAPFLLTTLLLERIVASGSEGEPARIVNVASDAHRLGMLEMDDLDSRRSYSTLRVYGKSKRANIVFTYELARRLADKPVTANCLHPGAVRTSLGRNNAPRWVGALVYGLARPFLRNPDGGARTSVFLASDPSVASVTGAYFKNCRPARSEGQTYDPALGAALWQECERRTGPA, from the coding sequence GTGCCGCCGCGGACCATCGTCGTCACCGGAGCGACTTCCGGGATCGGGCTGTCCACTGCCCACGCTCTCGCGCGCACCGGCGCGCGCATCGTCATGGTTGCGCGTGATCCGGCGCGCGCCGCCGCGGCAGCGGATGACATACGCGCGGCCAGCGGCAACGATGCAATCGAATTCGTCCTTGCCGATTTTGCAGTGCTCGCATCGGTGCGCGACGGCGCGGCCGCGCTGCTGGAGCGTTGCCCCCGCATCGACGTGCTCGTCAACAACGCCGCGGTCGTCAACACGTCGTGGCGCCAGACCATCGACGGTCATGAAGAGACGTTCGCCGTCAATCAGCTCGCTCCGTTCCTGCTGACGACGCTGCTGCTCGAGCGCATCGTTGCGAGCGGCTCCGAGGGCGAGCCGGCGCGCATCGTCAACGTGGCCTCCGACGCCCACCGCCTCGGCATGCTCGAGATGGACGACCTCGACAGCCGGCGCTCGTACTCGACGCTCAGGGTCTACGGAAAGTCGAAGCGCGCCAACATCGTCTTCACGTACGAGCTGGCCCGGCGCCTGGCGGACAAACCGGTCACCGCCAACTGCCTTCATCCCGGCGCCGTCCGCACCAGCCTCGGTCGCAACAACGCTCCCCGCTGGGTCGGCGCGCTGGTCTACGGGCTGGCCCGTCCTTTCCTGCGCAATCCGGACGGCGGTGCCCGGACCTCGGTGTTCCTGGCGTCCGATCCGTCGGTCGCCTCGGTGACCGGCGCGTACTTCAAGAACTGCCGTCCCGCCAGGTCCGAGGGCCAGACCTACGATCCCGCCCTTGGCGCCGCCCTCTGGCAGGAGTGCGAGCGCCGCACCGGGCCGGCGTGA
- a CDS encoding sulfatase, with amino-acid sequence MLSHLAVWLAVPCAEWFVSRGLHPSPAPWQWTLEGGAFAALGLAQWRLAESLWLRTLLWPSLLVVLSGLTVAGPTAPLNWQFFYLAGLVLLVTSTLRDFGARLQVPVIVAFVVAFAAPVANRALDLDTLEGQISAGFGGIEGSSGELSFELAGAPSAPPKSGPGGPPIVVISIDTLRADAATTMQAWKRLTAMGAWWPTTLSSSSWTLPASASMQSGKTVTAHGADCVVGGSCQGMFPSVRTIAQELEDRGYLTAAFTANPWITRSTGFSRGFQTFRDLAGVPPFRLTLAGPPAGLPSQDSVVVVDQAIQWLQGTGDRPFYLWVHLLGPHMPYSHSPDPGLQTITGDQLRSGGATSPEFRAAVRKAYDDEVVYTDREVLRLLDALQAKGVFDRGIVVMTADHGEEFWEHGGIEHGHTHHREVTEIPLVIVGSGFAPGARPGVASLIDLAPTLEAVAGAPAGGFDLRQPIAPDRIATSFGNLYGGTMRSARDMAEHVIGSRLGIDSERWDRYELGRDPGEQAPLASDPNDRVQHEAASIEPPASGQKAGVNREALKSLGYAN; translated from the coding sequence TTGCTTTCGCACCTCGCGGTATGGCTGGCGGTTCCGTGCGCGGAGTGGTTCGTCTCCCGCGGACTGCACCCGTCACCTGCCCCGTGGCAGTGGACCCTGGAAGGGGGTGCGTTTGCCGCCCTCGGCCTGGCGCAGTGGCGCCTGGCGGAATCGCTGTGGCTGCGCACGCTGCTGTGGCCATCCCTGCTCGTCGTGCTGTCCGGTCTCACGGTAGCCGGGCCGACGGCGCCTCTGAACTGGCAGTTTTTCTACCTTGCCGGCCTCGTGCTGCTCGTGACGTCGACGCTGCGCGACTTCGGCGCCCGTCTCCAGGTCCCCGTCATCGTGGCTTTCGTCGTCGCCTTCGCCGCTCCGGTGGCCAATCGTGCGCTCGATCTCGACACGCTGGAGGGGCAGATCTCGGCGGGATTCGGCGGCATCGAAGGATCCTCCGGAGAGCTGTCGTTCGAGTTGGCCGGTGCTCCGTCGGCTCCGCCGAAATCCGGTCCGGGCGGCCCCCCGATCGTCGTGATCAGCATCGACACACTGAGGGCCGACGCGGCGACGACGATGCAGGCGTGGAAGCGGCTGACCGCAATGGGAGCGTGGTGGCCGACGACGCTGTCCAGCTCTTCGTGGACACTTCCGGCCAGCGCATCGATGCAGAGCGGAAAGACGGTGACCGCCCACGGCGCCGACTGCGTCGTCGGAGGCTCCTGCCAGGGCATGTTCCCGTCGGTGCGCACCATTGCGCAGGAGCTCGAGGACCGCGGCTACCTTACCGCCGCGTTCACGGCCAATCCGTGGATCACCAGGTCGACGGGTTTTTCCCGAGGATTCCAGACGTTTCGCGACCTCGCCGGCGTTCCTCCGTTTCGCCTCACCCTTGCCGGCCCTCCGGCCGGGCTGCCTTCGCAGGATTCGGTCGTCGTCGTCGACCAGGCGATCCAGTGGCTGCAGGGCACCGGCGACCGGCCGTTCTACCTGTGGGTCCACCTTCTCGGGCCCCACATGCCCTATTCGCACTCGCCCGATCCCGGTCTGCAGACCATCACCGGCGACCAGCTCCGCAGCGGCGGCGCGACCAGCCCGGAGTTTCGTGCCGCCGTTCGCAAGGCTTACGACGACGAAGTCGTCTACACCGACCGCGAAGTGCTGCGCCTGCTCGATGCGCTGCAGGCAAAGGGCGTGTTCGATCGCGGCATCGTCGTGATGACCGCCGACCACGGCGAAGAATTCTGGGAGCACGGCGGTATCGAGCACGGGCACACCCACCATCGCGAAGTCACCGAGATTCCTCTCGTCATCGTCGGCAGCGGCTTTGCGCCGGGTGCGAGGCCGGGCGTCGCCTCCCTCATCGATCTCGCGCCCACGCTGGAAGCAGTCGCCGGCGCGCCGGCCGGCGGCTTCGACCTGAGGCAGCCGATTGCGCCGGACCGCATCGCCACCAGCTTCGGCAATCTCTACGGAGGCACGATGCGCAGCGCTCGCGACATGGCCGAGCACGTGATCGGCAGCCGCCTCGGCATCGATTCGGAGCGCTGGGACCGTTACGAGCTCGGCCGCGACCCCGGCGAGCAGGCGCCGCTGGCTTCTGACCCGAACGACCGCGTCCAGCACGAAGCGGCATCGATCGAGCCCCCGGCTTCCGGCCAGAAGGCCGGCGTCAACCGCGAAGCGCTGAAGTCCCTCGGCTACGCGAACTGA
- a CDS encoding glycosyltransferase family 87 protein, with product MEYGPMRRRRHLVLAGLVVATVLAVAAARTLVPPENVCPDFIQFWTAAQALSQGQDPYDPAMQAAVQGSLGWKKADQGLGVYDFLPYYYPPWLALAVVPLLPLGYPLAKIVWLVVGAEWMLASAALLLPLAGEVSAVVVFVLFAAFGFSIKAVAMGQVAPLVLFLVVLSWRFLEERRDVAAGACLALLTIKPQLTLVLIAALLAWSWRMRRRSVAISFVATLVAVCAAATAAFPAWPGSLAAATRVTPMPTFYYPGLGTTWLVALDTAGVGGFLRSVAYCAVVVPLLLAVMRIALREDRPLSELYSLALLAPFFVAPYARPYDFPILLMPALVLLATRLAELGRAMLVFALVAVAGLQILYLTANYEAPVVGVRRPEFTYFWVPALLGLIWLCCPWKGSRKHATDLTADRISIEPRRPR from the coding sequence ATGGAATATGGCCCGATGCGGCGCCGGCGCCATCTCGTCCTGGCGGGACTCGTCGTCGCGACGGTTCTCGCCGTCGCGGCGGCGCGGACTCTGGTTCCTCCGGAAAACGTCTGCCCTGATTTCATCCAGTTCTGGACTGCGGCGCAGGCGCTGAGCCAGGGCCAGGATCCCTACGATCCAGCGATGCAGGCGGCCGTGCAGGGCAGCCTCGGTTGGAAGAAAGCCGACCAGGGCCTCGGCGTCTACGACTTCCTGCCGTACTACTATCCGCCGTGGCTCGCGCTGGCCGTCGTGCCGCTGCTGCCGCTCGGCTACCCGCTGGCAAAGATCGTCTGGCTCGTCGTCGGCGCCGAGTGGATGCTCGCGAGCGCCGCGTTGCTGCTGCCGCTGGCCGGAGAGGTCTCCGCCGTCGTCGTCTTCGTGCTGTTCGCGGCCTTCGGATTCTCGATCAAGGCCGTCGCGATGGGACAGGTCGCGCCGCTGGTGCTGTTTCTCGTCGTGCTTTCGTGGCGCTTCCTCGAAGAGCGTCGCGATGTCGCGGCAGGCGCGTGCCTGGCGCTGCTGACGATCAAGCCGCAGCTGACGCTGGTGCTGATCGCGGCCCTGCTCGCGTGGTCATGGAGAATGCGACGTCGCAGCGTGGCGATCTCGTTCGTCGCGACGCTCGTCGCTGTCTGCGCGGCGGCGACCGCCGCGTTCCCCGCATGGCCGGGGTCCCTGGCCGCGGCCACTCGCGTCACGCCGATGCCGACGTTCTATTACCCCGGACTCGGGACCACCTGGCTCGTCGCCCTCGATACCGCGGGCGTCGGCGGCTTTTTGCGAAGCGTCGCGTATTGCGCAGTCGTCGTGCCGCTGCTTCTCGCCGTGATGCGGATCGCGCTTCGCGAGGACCGTCCGCTGTCCGAGCTCTATTCGCTCGCCCTTCTCGCGCCTTTTTTTGTCGCGCCGTATGCGCGGCCGTACGATTTCCCGATCCTTCTGATGCCAGCACTGGTGCTGCTCGCGACGCGCCTGGCCGAGCTCGGCCGCGCAATGCTCGTGTTCGCGCTGGTCGCCGTCGCGGGTCTGCAGATCCTCTACCTGACGGCCAATTACGAGGCCCCGGTCGTCGGTGTGCGTCGCCCGGAATTCACGTATTTCTGGGTCCCCGCGCTGCTGGGCTTAATCTGGTTGTGCTGTCCCTGGAAAGGGAGCAGGAAGCATGCGACCGATCTGACCGCAGACCGCATTTCCATCGAACCAAGGAGACCACGATGA
- a CDS encoding PaaI family thioesterase: MRAASAASAIPYARFLDVRVETTESGVICVMPFRDDLVGNVVLPAIHGGVIGAFLELTALLQLLEVSGERVARPINFSIDYLRSAGPKETRGRAEIVKHGRRIANVRVVAWQDDADKPVAAGIGNFLL, encoded by the coding sequence GTGAGGGCGGCGAGCGCTGCATCGGCGATCCCGTACGCGCGTTTCCTCGACGTGCGCGTCGAGACGACGGAATCCGGCGTGATCTGCGTGATGCCGTTTCGCGACGACCTCGTCGGCAACGTGGTGCTGCCGGCAATTCACGGAGGCGTCATCGGTGCGTTCCTCGAGCTGACCGCGCTGCTGCAGCTCCTCGAGGTCAGCGGGGAGCGCGTCGCGCGACCGATCAATTTCAGTATCGACTACCTGAGGTCGGCGGGCCCGAAGGAAACACGCGGGCGCGCCGAAATCGTCAAGCACGGGCGCCGCATCGCCAATGTCCGCGTCGTCGCGTGGCAGGACGACGCCGACAAGCCCGTCGCGGCGGGAATCGGAAACTTCCTTCTCTGA
- a CDS encoding PaaI family thioesterase, whose protein sequence is MTQAADAHYAMQPLFGKDRHELVMHIPQCVRLGIRVVEAAPCRATVRLPWSEELVGDPVRGVVFGGVITTLLDQASGLAVQCSLPEFKTIATLDLRIDYLRAAEPHHELVAMAECYKCTTNVAFVRGSAWDRDREDPFASMLATFMLVGPLHADSWQKAALKSRVARTEGDAT, encoded by the coding sequence ATGACGCAGGCGGCGGATGCGCACTACGCGATGCAACCCCTGTTCGGCAAGGACCGCCACGAGCTGGTGATGCACATTCCCCAGTGCGTGCGGCTCGGCATTCGCGTCGTCGAAGCGGCGCCGTGCCGAGCTACCGTGCGCCTGCCGTGGAGCGAGGAGCTGGTCGGCGACCCGGTGCGCGGCGTCGTCTTCGGCGGTGTCATCACGACGCTGCTCGACCAGGCCAGCGGCCTTGCCGTCCAGTGCAGCCTTCCCGAGTTCAAGACGATCGCCACGCTCGATCTTCGCATCGACTACCTGCGCGCAGCCGAGCCTCACCACGAGCTGGTTGCGATGGCCGAGTGCTACAAATGCACGACCAACGTCGCGTTCGTGCGCGGCAGCGCGTGGGACCGCGACCGCGAAGACCCCTTCGCGAGCATGCTTGCCACGTTCATGCTGGTCGGTCCGCTGCATGCCGATTCGTGGCAGAAAGCCGCGCTCAAGAGCCGCGTCGCCCGGACGGAAGGGGACGCGACGTGA
- a CDS encoding aminotransferase class I/II-fold pyridoxal phosphate-dependent enzyme yields the protein MSRRLNRNIEGLSQSAIRAMTVECAKVGGINLAQGICDTPVPDAVAAAVAPAIAAGRNTYSRCEGIDELREALAAKMRAGGIEYDAASEIVVTIGATGAFQIAATALLEPGDEVVIFEPFYGYHVSALRTLGLVPRFVALEASGPGSGGGGSGGWTLDEQVLHQSIGARTRAIVVNTPSNPCGKVFSRAELAAIGRIAEEHDLWIFTDEVYEHFVYDGRDHASPASLPGLRDRTITMSSLSKTLSITGWRLGWIAADARWARAFAQVNDLVYVCAPTPLQVAAAAGLGALGPDYRTRLAREHERKRDRLCAALADAGLAPHVPEGAYYVLADSSSLPGKTAMERAMHLLDRTHLAAVPGNAFFTGDRGHDLLRFCFGKTDEDLDEACRRLRTRSLA from the coding sequence ATGAGCCGGCGCCTGAACCGCAACATCGAGGGACTCTCCCAGTCGGCGATCCGCGCGATGACGGTCGAGTGCGCGAAAGTCGGCGGCATCAACCTCGCGCAGGGCATCTGCGACACGCCGGTTCCGGACGCCGTAGCCGCCGCCGTCGCGCCTGCGATTGCCGCCGGTCGCAACACCTACAGCCGCTGCGAAGGCATCGACGAGCTTCGTGAGGCCCTGGCCGCCAAGATGCGGGCCGGCGGCATCGAATACGATGCGGCGAGCGAAATCGTCGTGACGATCGGCGCGACCGGCGCGTTCCAGATCGCCGCGACCGCGCTGCTCGAGCCCGGCGACGAAGTGGTCATTTTCGAGCCGTTCTACGGCTACCACGTCAGCGCGTTGAGAACCCTCGGCCTCGTTCCGCGCTTCGTCGCACTGGAAGCGTCCGGTCCCGGCAGCGGCGGCGGCGGAAGTGGCGGCTGGACGCTCGACGAGCAGGTGCTCCATCAGTCGATCGGTGCGCGCACCCGCGCGATCGTCGTCAACACGCCGTCCAATCCCTGCGGCAAGGTCTTCTCGCGCGCCGAGCTGGCCGCGATCGGCCGCATCGCCGAGGAGCACGACCTGTGGATCTTCACCGACGAAGTCTACGAGCACTTCGTCTACGACGGGCGCGATCACGCCAGCCCCGCCTCCCTGCCGGGCCTTCGCGACCGCACGATCACGATGTCGTCGCTGTCGAAGACGCTGTCGATCACCGGCTGGCGGCTTGGCTGGATCGCAGCCGACGCGCGCTGGGCGCGGGCCTTCGCGCAGGTCAACGACCTCGTCTACGTCTGCGCGCCGACTCCGCTGCAGGTCGCGGCCGCCGCGGGCCTCGGCGCCCTCGGTCCCGATTACCGCACGAGACTGGCTCGCGAGCACGAGCGAAAGCGTGACCGGCTCTGCGCGGCGCTTGCCGATGCCGGGCTGGCCCCGCACGTGCCTGAAGGCGCCTATTACGTGCTGGCCGACTCCTCTTCTCTTCCGGGAAAAACCGCGATGGAGCGCGCAATGCACCTCCTCGATCGAACGCACCTGGCCGCCGTTCCCGGCAACGCGTTCTTCACGGGCGATCGCGGCCACGACCTGCTGCGCTTCTGCTTCGGCAAGACCGACGAAGACCTGGACGAGGCGTGCCGGCGCCTTCGCACCCGGAGCCTCGCGTGA
- the arfB gene encoding alternative ribosome rescue aminoacyl-tRNA hydrolase ArfB — protein sequence MIAVAPGIGICEAELGVTYVRSSGPGGQNVNKTNSKAVVRWNVRRAPGIPGDVKARFLARFASRVSDAGDVIITSDRHRDQPRNLEDCLAKLEAMLAEVAVAPVRRRPTRPGRAARERRLSDKRVHGARKNLRGRVGDD from the coding sequence GTGATCGCCGTCGCCCCGGGCATCGGCATCTGCGAAGCCGAGCTCGGCGTCACCTATGTCCGCAGCAGCGGGCCCGGCGGGCAGAACGTCAACAAGACCAACTCCAAGGCCGTCGTGCGCTGGAACGTGCGACGCGCACCGGGAATTCCCGGCGACGTCAAGGCGCGCTTCCTCGCGCGTTTCGCGTCGCGCGTCTCCGACGCGGGCGACGTCATCATCACGAGCGACCGCCATCGCGACCAGCCGCGCAACCTCGAGGACTGCCTGGCCAAGCTCGAGGCGATGCTCGCCGAAGTCGCTGTCGCGCCCGTGCGGCGCCGGCCGACTCGGCCCGGACGTGCCGCGCGCGAGCGACGCCTCTCCGACAAGCGTGTGCACGGCGCCAGGAAGAACCTGCGAGGCCGCGTCGGCGACGATTGA